From Pseudoleptotrichia goodfellowii, a single genomic window includes:
- a CDS encoding alanine/glycine:cation symporter family protein translates to MGYEKLVDLINTINSFIASNILMWGLLGAGAFLTLFLGFPQITKMSRAFGMVFGGLFKKKANSKEGSMSSFQALATAIAAQVGTGNVAGVATAITAGGPGAIFWMWVSAFLGMGTIFTEATLAQKYRKKIHGELVGGPAYYISYGLKKAGILSKFLAGFFAVSIILALGFMGNAVQSNSIASGIKGISGLENINAGIIGVIVAVLAALIFWGGMQRIAKFAELVVPIMAAVYILASIIVLIIFHKEIIPTVIWIFESAFTPHAAVGGIAGSIVKVAVQKGIARGLFSNEAGMGSTPHAHAVAHVNHPAEQGLSAMVGVFIDTILVCSATALSILVTGAYNLKDAGDKYLRGAQLTQGAFKNAFGEPGAILLAICLAFFAFTTIVGWYYFGESNIKYLFGKSALLPYRIIVIVCIIVGALQEVDIVWSLADIFNSLMVIPNLIAIVWLSGEAKELLADYNKKYEKNDVYYDYEDK, encoded by the coding sequence ATGGGTTATGAAAAATTAGTAGATTTAATAAACACAATAAATAGTTTTATTGCAAGTAATATTTTGATGTGGGGATTATTGGGAGCGGGAGCATTTCTTACTCTTTTTTTAGGATTTCCACAGATAACTAAAATGTCAAGAGCATTTGGAATGGTATTTGGAGGGCTGTTTAAGAAAAAAGCAAATTCAAAAGAAGGTTCTATGTCTTCATTTCAAGCACTTGCTACAGCTATTGCGGCACAAGTGGGAACAGGTAACGTAGCCGGAGTTGCCACTGCCATAACTGCAGGAGGACCGGGAGCTATTTTTTGGATGTGGGTTTCAGCATTTTTAGGAATGGGAACAATTTTTACAGAAGCAACTTTGGCACAAAAGTACAGAAAAAAAATTCATGGAGAACTTGTAGGAGGACCGGCTTATTATATTTCTTACGGATTAAAAAAAGCAGGAATTTTAAGTAAATTTTTAGCAGGATTTTTTGCAGTGTCTATTATTTTAGCTCTCGGTTTTATGGGAAATGCCGTACAGTCAAATTCTATAGCATCGGGAATTAAAGGAATAAGTGGACTGGAAAATATAAATGCAGGAATAATCGGTGTTATAGTGGCAGTTTTGGCAGCCTTGATATTCTGGGGAGGAATGCAAAGAATAGCAAAATTTGCAGAACTCGTAGTTCCTATTATGGCGGCAGTTTATATATTGGCAAGTATTATAGTTTTAATTATATTTCATAAAGAAATAATACCTACAGTAATTTGGATATTTGAAAGTGCCTTTACACCTCATGCAGCAGTCGGAGGAATTGCAGGTTCAATAGTTAAAGTAGCAGTTCAGAAAGGTATCGCAAGAGGATTGTTTTCGAATGAGGCAGGAATGGGATCTACTCCTCACGCTCATGCCGTAGCACATGTAAATCATCCGGCAGAACAGGGATTATCAGCTATGGTAGGAGTATTTATAGATACTATACTTGTTTGCTCAGCTACAGCTTTATCTATCTTGGTTACAGGAGCATATAACCTTAAAGATGCAGGCGATAAATATTTAAGAGGAGCACAGCTTACTCAAGGTGCATTTAAAAATGCCTTTGGAGAGCCGGGAGCAATTTTACTTGCTATCTGTCTTGCATTTTTCGCATTTACAACTATAGTAGGATGGTATTATTTCGGAGAATCAAATATTAAATATCTGTTCGGTAAATCGGCTTTGCTTCCTTACAGAATAATAGTAATAGTTTGTATAATTGTAGGAGCATTACAGGAAGTTGATATAGTATGGTCATTGGCTGATATATTTAACAGTTTAATGGTTATTCCGAACTTGATAGCAATCGTATGGTTATCAGGAGAAGCAAAAGAGTTACTGGCAGATTATAATAAAAAATATGAAAAAAATGATGTCTATTATGATTATGAAGATAAGTAA
- a CDS encoding glycine/sarcosine/betaine reductase component B subunit has protein sequence MRLELGKIFIKDIQFASESKIENNVLYVNKEELIKAIWDDEAIVSVDLDIAKPGESVRITPVKDVIEPRVKVEGRGGIFPGILSKVDTVGEGKTIALKGIAVVTTGKIVGFQEGIIDMTGPGAEYTPFSKLNNLVIIAEPAEGIKQHEHEKAVRYIGFKAAKYIGELAKDLKPEETKVYETKPLLEQIAQYPDLPKVGYVYMLQTQGLLHDTYVYGVDAKQIVPTLLYPTEIMDGAIVSGNCVSACDKNPTYVHLNNGVIEELYEKHGKEINFLGVIITNENVYLADKERSSNWTAKFTKYLGLDAAIVSQEGFGNPDTDLIMNCKKIENEGVKTVIVTDEYAGQNGASQSLADADPKADAVVTGGNANQLITLPKLDKVIGHIDVVNVIAGGNHDSLQADGSIVLEIQAITGATNETGFGYLSAKTY, from the coding sequence ATGCGTCTTGAGTTAGGCAAGATTTTCATAAAGGACATTCAGTTTGCTTCAGAATCAAAGATTGAAAATAATGTATTGTATGTTAACAAAGAAGAGTTAATCAAAGCAATTTGGGATGATGAAGCGATAGTATCGGTAGACCTTGATATAGCGAAGCCGGGAGAGAGTGTTCGTATTACACCGGTAAAAGATGTAATAGAACCTCGTGTTAAGGTAGAAGGAAGAGGAGGAATTTTTCCGGGAATTTTATCGAAAGTTGACACAGTAGGAGAAGGAAAAACAATAGCATTGAAAGGTATAGCTGTAGTAACTACAGGAAAAATCGTAGGATTCCAGGAAGGAATCATAGATATGACAGGACCGGGAGCAGAATATACACCTTTTTCTAAATTAAACAATTTAGTAATAATTGCTGAACCTGCTGAAGGTATTAAACAGCATGAGCATGAAAAAGCGGTTCGTTATATAGGATTTAAAGCGGCTAAATATATAGGAGAATTGGCTAAAGACTTAAAACCTGAAGAAACAAAAGTATACGAAACGAAACCGTTGCTTGAACAAATAGCTCAATATCCTGATTTACCTAAAGTAGGATATGTGTATATGTTACAAACTCAAGGATTGTTACATGATACTTATGTTTACGGAGTAGATGCTAAACAAATAGTTCCTACACTTCTTTATCCAACTGAAATAATGGATGGAGCAATAGTAAGCGGAAACTGCGTGTCTGCATGTGATAAAAACCCTACTTACGTTCATTTGAACAACGGAGTAATAGAAGAATTGTATGAAAAACACGGAAAAGAAATCAACTTCTTAGGTGTAATCATAACAAATGAAAATGTATATTTGGCTGACAAAGAAAGATCTTCAAACTGGACAGCAAAATTCACTAAATATTTAGGACTTGATGCAGCTATCGTTTCTCAGGAAGGATTCGGAAACCCTGATACTGACTTGATAATGAACTGTAAAAAAATTGAAAATGAAGGTGTTAAAACTGTTATCGTTACTGATGAATATGCAGGACAAAACGGAGCGAGCCAAAGCTTGGCAGATGCCGATCCTAAAGCTGATGCAGTTGTAACAGGAGGAAACGCTAACCAATTAATTACATTGCCTAAATTAGATAAAGTAATCGGACATATAGATGTAGTTAATGTAATTGCAGGAGGAAATCATGATTCGTTACAAGCAGACGGAAGTATCGTGTTGGAAATTCAGGCAATCACAGGAGCAACAAATGAAACAGGATTCGGTTATTTAAGTGCAAAAACTTACTAA
- the grdD gene encoding glycine/sarcosine/betaine reductase complex component C subunit alpha gives MSKKIISEVLLELADAIETGNFGKKIKVGVTTLGSEHGSENIIKGAIAAKNDLFDIVLIGKGHEDFESYETESEDEAHKIMEELLDKGEIASCVTMHYNFPIGVSTVGRVVTPGKGNEMFIATTTGTSATDRVEAMVRNAIYGIAAAKSVGIKKPTVGIINIEGARQTEKLLSELQKNGYDFEFTESQRADGGAVMRGNDLLMGTPDVMVTDSLTGNLLMKIFSSFTTGGDYEAQGYGYGPGVGENYDRRILILSRASGSPVVAKALKYAYEVATGEVNEKAREEYKKAQAAGLDKIFAELKNKKQESKPSEEVKVPEKEAVTSQIAGVDIMDLEDAAKAIWKHGIYAESGMGCTGPIILVSKANKEKAKEILKADGFLSE, from the coding sequence ATGAGTAAAAAAATAATTTCCGAAGTATTACTTGAGTTAGCCGATGCTATTGAAACAGGAAATTTCGGGAAAAAAATAAAAGTAGGAGTAACAACTTTAGGAAGTGAACACGGTAGTGAAAATATCATAAAAGGTGCAATAGCAGCTAAAAATGATTTGTTTGATATAGTTCTTATAGGAAAAGGGCATGAGGATTTTGAAAGTTATGAAACAGAATCTGAAGATGAAGCTCACAAAATAATGGAAGAATTATTGGATAAAGGCGAAATAGCTTCATGTGTTACTATGCACTATAATTTTCCTATAGGAGTTTCCACAGTAGGAAGAGTAGTAACTCCCGGAAAAGGAAACGAAATGTTTATAGCTACGACTACCGGAACGTCGGCAACTGACAGAGTGGAAGCTATGGTCAGAAATGCGATATACGGTATAGCAGCTGCAAAATCAGTAGGCATTAAAAAACCGACAGTAGGTATAATAAATATAGAAGGTGCAAGACAAACAGAAAAATTATTGTCCGAACTTCAAAAAAACGGATATGATTTTGAATTTACAGAATCTCAAAGAGCCGACGGCGGAGCGGTAATGAGAGGAAATGACTTGTTGATGGGTACGCCTGATGTGATGGTAACAGATTCATTAACAGGAAATTTACTTATGAAAATATTCTCGTCATTTACTACAGGAGGAGATTACGAAGCCCAAGGATACGGATACGGTCCGGGAGTGGGAGAAAATTATGACAGAAGAATATTGATTCTTTCAAGAGCATCGGGTTCACCTGTGGTTGCAAAGGCATTGAAATATGCTTATGAAGTGGCTACAGGAGAAGTAAACGAAAAAGCCAGAGAAGAATACAAAAAAGCTCAAGCGGCAGGATTGGATAAAATTTTTGCCGAATTGAAAAATAAAAAACAGGAAAGTAAACCTTCGGAAGAAGTAAAAGTTCCTGAAAAAGAAGCGGTAACATCTCAAATAGCAGGTGTAGATATTATGGATCTGGAAGATGCTGCAAAAGCTATCTGGAAACACGGTATATATGCTGAAAGCGGAATGGGATGTACAGGACCGATTATTCTTGTAAGTAAAGCAAATAAAGAAAAAGCCAAAGAAATATTGAAAGCGGACGGTTTTTTATCAGAATAA
- the grdB gene encoding glycine reductase complex selenoprotein B — protein sequence MSKIRAVHYINQFFAGVGGEEKAHIEPELRKELPPISQQLQAQLGDEFEIVAAVVCGDSYFNENLEKAQATLLKMIKGLEPQLFIAGPAFNAGRYGVAAGTITKLIQDELHIPAVTAMYIENPGVDMYRKDVYIVEASDSAAGMRKVLPKLAKLATKLAKGEEILSPAEEGYIPKGVRVNFFHKETGSKRAVDMLIKKIKGEPFETEYPMPNFDRVDPNPAVKDLTKATIALVTSGGIVPKGNPDHIESSSASKYGEYSIAGVNDLTADTFETAHGGYDPVYANEDADRVLPVDIMRELEKAGKIGKLHDKFYTTVGNGTAVASAKGFAAEYAQKLKADGVDAVILTSTUGTCTRCGATMVKEIERAGIPVVHMCTVVPISLTVGANRIVPTIAIPHPLGNPKLDSIEEERKIRRKLIDKALKALTTEVDGQTVFE from the coding sequence ATGTCTAAAATAAGAGCAGTGCATTATATTAATCAGTTTTTTGCTGGAGTTGGAGGGGAAGAAAAAGCTCATATAGAGCCTGAATTAAGAAAAGAATTGCCGCCAATATCACAGCAATTACAAGCACAATTAGGAGACGAATTTGAAATAGTGGCTGCAGTAGTATGCGGAGACAGCTATTTCAATGAAAATCTGGAAAAAGCACAGGCAACTTTATTGAAAATGATTAAAGGTTTAGAACCTCAATTATTTATAGCAGGACCGGCATTTAATGCAGGACGTTACGGAGTTGCTGCGGGAACAATTACAAAATTAATTCAAGATGAGTTACATATACCGGCTGTAACAGCTATGTATATTGAAAATCCGGGTGTAGATATGTACAGAAAAGATGTATATATAGTAGAAGCATCCGACAGTGCAGCAGGAATGAGAAAAGTTTTACCTAAATTAGCTAAATTAGCAACAAAATTGGCTAAAGGAGAAGAAATACTTTCTCCTGCAGAAGAAGGATATATCCCTAAAGGAGTAAGGGTAAACTTCTTCCATAAAGAAACAGGATCCAAACGTGCTGTAGATATGTTAATCAAAAAAATTAAAGGTGAGCCTTTTGAAACTGAATATCCTATGCCTAATTTCGATCGTGTAGATCCTAATCCGGCAGTTAAAGATTTAACTAAAGCAACAATCGCATTGGTTACATCAGGAGGAATAGTACCTAAAGGAAACCCTGATCACATTGAATCATCTTCAGCATCAAAATATGGAGAATACAGTATAGCAGGAGTTAATGACTTGACAGCTGATACATTTGAAACAGCTCATGGAGGATACGACCCTGTGTACGCAAATGAAGATGCAGACCGTGTGTTACCTGTAGATATAATGAGAGAATTGGAAAAAGCAGGAAAAATCGGTAAATTACACGATAAATTCTACACTACAGTAGGTAACGGTACAGCGGTAGCGAGTGCAAAAGGATTTGCAGCAGAGTATGCACAAAAATTAAAAGCTGACGGGGTAGATGCAGTTATCTTAACATCTACTTGAGGAACTTGTACACGTTGCGGTGCAACGATGGTTAAAGAAATTGAGAGAGCAGGAATCCCTGTAGTACATATGTGTACAGTAGTACCTATATCTCTTACAGTTGGAGCAAACAGAATCGTTCCGACTATAGCAATACCTCATCCGTTAGGAAATCCTAAATTGGACAGCATAGAAGAAGAAAGAAAAATAAGAAGAAAATTAATAGATAAGGCGTTAAAAGCATTAACGACAGAAGTAGACGGTCAAACAGTATTTGAATAA
- the trxA gene encoding thioredoxin TrxA, which produces MLELNKDNFEAEVLQADGYVFVDFWSQGCEPCKALMPDVHKLAEKYEGKMKFTSLDTTTARRLAIKQRVLGLPTLAVYKGGEKIDEVTKEDATVENVEALIKKYI; this is translated from the coding sequence ATGTTAGAATTAAATAAAGATAACTTTGAAGCTGAAGTATTGCAAGCTGACGGGTATGTATTTGTAGATTTCTGGAGTCAAGGATGCGAACCTTGTAAAGCATTAATGCCTGATGTTCATAAATTAGCTGAAAAATATGAAGGTAAAATGAAATTTACTTCTTTGGATACTACAACAGCAAGACGTCTTGCTATTAAACAAAGAGTATTGGGATTACCTACATTAGCTGTTTACAAAGGCGGAGAAAAAATTGACGAAGTAACAAAAGAAGATGCAACTGTAGAAAATGTAGAAGCATTAATCAAAAAATATATCTAA
- a CDS encoding M20 metallopeptidase family protein, translated as MSNVLDKAKKYEDYIIKIRRKLHENPELSCQEFETKKLIVEELKKLGLEIKETSGTSLIAVLKGGKPGKTIALRADFDALPIIEQSDVEFISKNHGVMHACGHDGHTAMLLGAANILSEMKEEINGEIRFFFQEGEEIFAGAKKIIEAGGMKGVDACFGMHGMPIPTGTVNIESGYRLSGCDTIYVNFEGVSGHGSAPHLAKDTIHPACLFVTDLQSIITKNLNPQEAVVVSVGKFNGGTKANIISKYTELEISMRYFNPEARKTVHEAIIRHTKSIAEAYEIKVDVRIEESTLSLYNSPEMVELAKKVATEILGENCNVPIPRPMASEDMSYYFEHAKGVYIFIGYKNEEKGSIYFPHHEKFKLDEDYFKYGAAIFVEFALDYLKSNL; from the coding sequence ATGTCGAATGTACTTGATAAAGCTAAAAAATACGAAGATTATATAATAAAAATAAGACGTAAATTACATGAAAATCCAGAACTCAGTTGTCAGGAATTTGAAACGAAAAAATTGATAGTTGAAGAATTAAAAAAATTAGGTCTTGAAATAAAAGAAACAAGCGGTACAAGTCTTATAGCTGTACTGAAAGGCGGCAAGCCGGGTAAAACTATAGCTTTAAGAGCAGATTTTGATGCTTTGCCTATTATAGAACAGTCCGATGTAGAATTTATTTCAAAAAATCATGGAGTTATGCATGCGTGCGGTCATGACGGACATACTGCAATGCTTTTAGGAGCGGCAAATATTCTGTCCGAAATGAAAGAAGAAATAAACGGAGAAATAAGATTTTTCTTTCAGGAAGGTGAAGAAATTTTTGCAGGAGCGAAAAAGATTATAGAAGCAGGCGGAATGAAAGGTGTAGATGCATGTTTCGGTATGCACGGAATGCCTATACCTACAGGGACTGTGAATATTGAATCAGGGTACAGACTTTCAGGATGTGATACAATATATGTGAATTTTGAAGGAGTTTCAGGACATGGTTCGGCTCCGCATCTTGCAAAAGATACAATTCATCCTGCATGCCTTTTTGTGACGGACCTTCAGTCAATAATTACGAAAAACTTGAATCCTCAAGAAGCAGTAGTTGTTTCTGTAGGAAAATTCAACGGTGGAACTAAAGCCAATATTATTTCAAAATATACTGAATTGGAAATATCGATGAGATATTTTAATCCTGAAGCAAGAAAAACAGTTCATGAAGCAATAATAAGACATACAAAATCTATTGCAGAAGCCTATGAGATAAAAGTGGATGTTCGTATAGAAGAAAGTACACTTAGCCTTTATAATTCGCCTGAAATGGTGGAACTTGCAAAAAAGGTCGCTACGGAAATACTGGGAGAAAATTGTAATGTTCCAATACCGAGACCTATGGCATCGGAAGATATGTCTTATTACTTTGAACATGCCAAAGGTGTATACATTTTTATCGGATATAAAAATGAAGAAAAAGGAAGTATTTATTTCCCGCATCATGAAAAATTTAAACTTGATGAAGACTATTTCAAATATGGGGCAGCAATATTTGTAGAATTTGCTCTTGATTATTTAAAAAGTAATTTATAG
- the grdA gene encoding glycine/sarcosine/betaine reductase complex selenoprotein A yields the protein MSSLKNKKVIIIGDRDGIPGLAIEECVKTIEGTEVVFSSTECFVUTAAGAMDLENQKRVKEAAEKFGNENVAVLLGASEAEAAGLAAETVTVGDPTFAGPLAGVALNLAVYHIVEEAVKEQVDPAVYEEQVGMMEMVLDVDAISEEMKEVRGD from the coding sequence ATGAGTAGTTTAAAAAATAAAAAAGTAATCATTATCGGAGATAGAGACGGTATACCCGGACTTGCTATCGAAGAGTGTGTAAAAACTATTGAAGGAACAGAAGTAGTATTTTCATCTACTGAATGCTTTGTCTGAACGGCTGCAGGTGCGATGGACTTAGAAAATCAAAAACGTGTTAAAGAAGCTGCCGAAAAATTCGGTAATGAAAACGTTGCGGTTTTATTAGGTGCGTCAGAAGCCGAAGCTGCTGGTCTAGCAGCTGAAACAGTTACTGTAGGAGATCCGACTTTTGCAGGGCCGTTGGCAGGAGTGGCATTAAATCTTGCAGTATATCATATAGTAGAAGAAGCAGTAAAAGAACAGGTTGATCCGGCTGTTTATGAAGAACAGGTTGGAATGATGGAAATGGTATTGGATGTAGATGCAATCTCTGAAGAAATGAAAGAAGTACGTGGAGACTAA
- the grdC gene encoding glycine/sarcosine/betaine reductase complex component C subunit beta: protein MNYPVFKGAGYVLVHTPDMIENGSTCSIERETNPDSEFLKEIKNHIRSYEEVVNYLPNQVYIGRKTPEELNTFPMPWYNIKDQKGDRHGKFGEIVPQDEFLGIMQISDAFDLVKLSEEFVASVRPKIEENYKELAPFFGQLKGSDISEIDPKDQKLIHEGKVVGYVKRAHDVDPNLNAHVMAENLVVKASGVISALQLLRNAKINPEEIDYVIECSEEACGDINQRGGGNFAKSIAEIAGLTNATGSDLRGFCAAPTHALISGASLVKAGIYKNVMVVAGGATAKLGMNAKDHVKKGIPVLEDVLGGFAVLISENDGVNPVIRTDLVGKHNVGTGSSPQKVISALVTPGLDKAGLKITDIDVFSVEMQNPDITMAAGAGNVPEANYKMIGALAVMRGDIAKAGLKSFIEEKGLPGWAPTQGHIPSGVPYVGFLREDLTTGNKNRAMIVGKGSLFLGRMTNLFDGVSFVAERNTGEKSSEEGAVSKEEIRKIIAESIKKLAQNIADAEE, encoded by the coding sequence ATGAATTATCCAGTATTTAAAGGAGCAGGATATGTTCTGGTTCATACACCTGACATGATTGAAAACGGTTCTACATGTTCTATAGAAAGAGAAACAAATCCTGATTCTGAATTTTTAAAAGAAATAAAAAATCATATAAGATCATACGAAGAAGTAGTGAATTACTTGCCGAACCAGGTTTATATAGGAAGAAAAACTCCCGAAGAGTTAAATACATTCCCTATGCCTTGGTACAATATAAAAGATCAGAAAGGTGATCGTCACGGTAAATTCGGAGAAATAGTTCCTCAGGATGAATTTTTGGGAATAATGCAAATATCGGATGCTTTTGATTTAGTAAAATTATCCGAAGAATTTGTAGCATCAGTACGTCCGAAAATAGAGGAAAACTATAAAGAATTGGCTCCGTTTTTTGGACAGTTGAAAGGTTCCGATATAAGCGAAATCGATCCTAAAGATCAAAAATTAATTCATGAAGGAAAAGTTGTAGGATATGTAAAAAGAGCACATGACGTAGACCCTAACTTAAATGCTCACGTAATGGCTGAAAATCTTGTAGTTAAAGCGTCAGGAGTTATTTCTGCATTGCAATTATTAAGAAATGCAAAAATCAATCCTGAAGAAATAGATTATGTAATAGAATGTTCTGAAGAAGCGTGCGGAGATATAAACCAACGTGGAGGAGGAAACTTTGCAAAATCTATAGCTGAAATCGCAGGATTGACAAATGCTACAGGATCGGATTTACGTGGATTCTGTGCTGCACCTACTCATGCGTTAATAAGCGGTGCATCATTGGTTAAAGCGGGAATCTATAAAAACGTAATGGTAGTTGCCGGAGGAGCAACTGCAAAATTGGGAATGAATGCAAAAGATCACGTTAAAAAAGGAATTCCTGTATTGGAAGATGTGTTGGGAGGATTTGCAGTACTTATTTCTGAAAATGACGGAGTAAACCCTGTAATAAGAACCGACTTGGTCGGAAAACATAATGTAGGAACAGGTTCTTCACCTCAAAAAGTTATTTCTGCATTGGTAACACCGGGCTTGGATAAAGCAGGATTGAAAATTACCGATATTGATGTATTCTCTGTAGAAATGCAGAATCCTGACATCACAATGGCTGCAGGAGCAGGGAATGTACCTGAGGCTAACTATAAAATGATCGGTGCATTGGCTGTAATGCGTGGAGACATAGCAAAAGCCGGTTTGAAATCGTTTATAGAAGAAAAAGGATTGCCTGGATGGGCTCCGACACAAGGTCATATTCCTTCAGGAGTACCTTATGTAGGATTCTTGCGTGAGGATTTGACTACAGGAAATAAAAACAGAGCGATGATTGTAGGTAAAGGAAGCTTGTTCTTAGGAAGAATGACAAACTTATTTGACGGTGTTTCGTTCGTTGCTGAAAGAAATACAGGAGAAAAATCTTCTGAAGAAGGAGCAGTTTCTAAAGAAGAAATAAGAAAAATAATAGCAGAATCAATTAAAAAACTTGCTCAAAATATCGCAGATGCAGAAGAGTAG